Part of the Caballeronia sp. SL2Y3 genome is shown below.
GTGCACGTAGTCTTCCGGCACGTTCGGCAGATCGAAATTGACGACGTGCGGCAGCTGGTCGATGTCGATGCCGCGCGCCGCGATATCGGTCGCGACGAGCACCTGCAACGTCTGATCCTTGAATTCGGCGAGCGCCCGCGTGCGCGCGGACTGGCTCTTGTTGCCGTGAATGGCGAGCGCGCTGATGCCGTCCTTCGTCAGTTGCTCGGCAAGACGGTTCGCGCCGTGCTTCGTGCGCGTGAAGACGAGCACCTGAAACCAGTCGTGCTGGCGAATCAGATGCGTGAGCAGCTCGCGCTTGCGATCACGGTCGACCGGGTGGATCTTCTGTTCGATGCGCTCGGCCGTCGTATTGCGGCGCGCGACTTCGATCAGCGCGGGCGAATCGAGCAGGCTGTCGGCGAGCGCCTTGATCTCGTCGGAGAACGTCGCCGAGAACAGCAGGTTCTGGCGCTTCTGCGGCAGACGCGCCAGCACGCGCTTGATGTCGTGGATGAAGCCCATGTCGAGCATGCGGTCGGCTTCGTCGAGCACGAGAATTTCGAGCTGCGAAACGTCGATGGTCTTCTGCTGCATGTGATCGAGCAGACGGCCCGGCGTCGCGACGACGATATCCACGCCACGGCGCAGCGCGTCGATTTGCGGATTGATGCCGACGCCGCCGAACATCACGGTCGAGCGCAGCTTCAGATACTTGCCGTAAGCGCGCACGCTTTCTTCGACCTGCGCCGCGAGTTCGCGAGTCGGCGTGAGAATCAGCGCGCGCACCGGGCGCTTGCTGCCGGCCGCGGCCGGTGCCATTTGCGAGAGACGTTGCAGGATGGGCAGCGTGAAGCCCGCCGTCTTGCCGGTGCCGGTTTGCGCGCCGGCGAGCAGATCGCCGCCCTTCAGGACGGCCGGGATCGCCTGAAGCTGGATAGGAGTGGGATTCGTGTAGCCGAGTTCGTTGACTGCGCGAAGGAGAGGTTCTGACAGACCGAGTGAATCAAAAGACATAAATAGATGTTCGAATCGTTGTGGCGAACGGCGCGCAGGCGGCTGATATCAGCGGCGATGATGTACGACGCTCGCGATGAATCGGGCGGCGGCCTTGGTGCGCGGTCTCGGACCGCCTGGCTGTGCCGCAAGGTTCGACGCGCTATCAAGACACGCCGGCTGGCTGTAAGTTGCATCGCGTTGCTTCGCGATGCGGGCGCTTTGCCCCGTTCAAGGCTCACGCGACATAGCGCGCGACGCTCACGAACTGACATAGACTGCCCGCCAGCACGAACAGATGCCAGATACCGTGGCCGTGCCGGATGCGCTCGTCGTTGATGAAAAACCAGATGCCGGCGGTATAGATCAGACCGCCTGCCACCAGCCACGCAGTGCCTGCGGGCGGCAGCGCCGTCAAGAGCGGATGAACGGCTACGAGCGCGAGCCAGCCCATCAACACGTACAGCACCATCGAAACGCTGCGGGTTCTTCGCCCGAGCGTGAGTTCCTGCGTGATGCCGAGCACAGCAAGGCCCCAGCTCACGCCAAACAGCGACCAGCCCCACGGGCCGCGCAAGGTCACCAGTGTATAGGGTGTGTAGCTGCCGGCTATCAACAAGTAGATGGCCGAGTGGTCGCACTTTTGCAAGACCGCTTTCATGCGCGGC
Proteins encoded:
- a CDS encoding DEAD/DEAH box helicase; the encoded protein is MSFDSLGLSEPLLRAVNELGYTNPTPIQLQAIPAVLKGGDLLAGAQTGTGKTAGFTLPILQRLSQMAPAAAGSKRPVRALILTPTRELAAQVEESVRAYGKYLKLRSTVMFGGVGINPQIDALRRGVDIVVATPGRLLDHMQQKTIDVSQLEILVLDEADRMLDMGFIHDIKRVLARLPQKRQNLLFSATFSDEIKALADSLLDSPALIEVARRNTTAERIEQKIHPVDRDRKRELLTHLIRQHDWFQVLVFTRTKHGANRLAEQLTKDGISALAIHGNKSQSARTRALAEFKDQTLQVLVATDIAARGIDIDQLPHVVNFDLPNVPEDYVHRIGRTGRAGAEGEAVSLVCVDELQLLKDIERLIKRPIPQEVIAGFEPDPNAKPEPIQRRSQGRGGPREGGRAHGGSQDQARAPKAGNGGGQGQRDGRGSKPASAKPAGHANAGVKAAPRRPEAAHAAGHAPAPRAKAGNPGALLGGKSRNDNGGARRDGMRTGGRGR
- a CDS encoding hemolysin III family protein produces the protein MHAGERFNSISHLIGVVLSVAGLATLVTMGALDGDAYKVVSFAIYGAMLCTLYLISTLYHCARTPRMKAVLQKCDHSAIYLLIAGSYTPYTLVTLRGPWGWSLFGVSWGLAVLGITQELTLGRRTRSVSMVLYVLMGWLALVAVHPLLTALPPAGTAWLVAGGLIYTAGIWFFINDERIRHGHGIWHLFVLAGSLCQFVSVARYVA